TGCTGAGCGCGGCCGCGCGGGCCGGCGAGCCGTTCTGGCACATGCCCCTCCCCGCCGAGCTGCGCCCGCTGCTCAACTCCGACATCGCCGACATCGCGAACGTGAAGCCGGGCAACACCGCGGGCGGCATGCTGATCGCCGGCCACTTCCTCCGCGAGTTCGTCGGCACGCGCGGCGAGGGCGACGACGCCACCACCATCCCCTGGGCGCACCTCGACATCGCCGGCGCCGCGAACAACGCGGGCGGGGCGTACGGCTTCACCGCCGGCGGCCCGACCGGCGTCTCGGTGAGGGCGCTCCTCGCCCTGGCCGAGCACTTCGCGAGCGCGTAGTAGGGTCGACGGGGCGGGAGATCCCGCCTCGTCCCCCGTCCTCGGCCCCGTGCGCACTGCGCCGGACCGGTCAGGAAGCGAGGGGGACCGCACGTCGCAAGGGAGTCACTCGGTGTCGGAAGAGCGCTACGACCTCGTCGTGCTCGGTGGTGGCAGCGGCGGGTACGCAGCGGCCCTCCGGGCGACCCAGCTCGGCATGAGCGTCGCGATCGTCGAGCGCGACAAGCTCGGCGGCACGTGCCTGCACCGCGGCTGCGTGCCCACCAAGGCCCTGCTGCACGCCGCGGAGCTCGCGGACGGCGCGAAGGACGCGCAGAAGTACGGAGTCCTGGCCTCGTTCCAGGGCATCGACATCGCGCAGGTCACGCGCTACCGCGAGGGCGTCGTCGCCGGCAAGTACAAGGGCCTGCAGAGTCTCGTCTCGGCCCGCGGCATCACCGTCGTGAGCGGAGACGGCCGCCTCACCGGACCGACGACGGTCACGGTCGGCGAGCACGTGCTGCACGGCACCTCCGTCGTCCTCGCCACCGGCTCCTCCTCGCGCACGCTCCCCGGCATCGAGATCGGCGGCCGCGTGATCACCAGCGACCAGGCCCTCGAGCTCGATCACGTCCCCGAGCGCGTGGTCGTGCTCGGCGGAGGCGTCATCGGTGTCGAGTTCGCGAGCGTGTGGCGCTCCTTCGGCGCCGAGGTCACTATCATCGAGGCGCTGCCCCACCTGGTCCCCAACGAGGACGAGAGCGTCAGCAAGCAGCTCGAGCGGGCCTTCCGCAAGCGCGGGATCTCCTTCACCCTCGGCTCCCGCGTGTCGTCGGTCTCCCAGTCCGACGCGGGCGTGACCGTCTCGCTCGAGTCCGGCGCGTCCGTCGAGGGCGACCTGCTGCTCGTCGCCGTCGGTCGTGGGCCGGTCACGGCCGGGCTGGGCTTCGACGAGGTGGGCGTGAGCCTCGACCGGGGCTACGTCGTCACCGACGAGCGCCTGCAGACCTCGGTCCCCGGCGTCTACGCGGTCGGCGACATCGTCCCCGGCCTCCAGCTGGCGCACCGCAGCTTCCAGCAGGGGATCTTCGTGGCGGAGGAGATCGCGGGCCTCGGCCCGCAGGTGGTCGCCGACGTCAACGTGCCCAAGGTGACGTACAGCGACCCGGAGGTCGCCTCCGTGGGACTCACCGAGGCGCGGGCCGTGGCCGAGTACGGCGCCGACCGGGTCGCCAGCTACGACTACGGTCTCGGTGGCAACGCGAAGAGCACGATCATCGGCACCACCGGATCCGTCAAGGTCGTCCGGCTCGTCGACGGCCCGGTCGTAGGTGTGCACATGGTGGGCGCCCGCGTGGGAGAGCTGATCGGCGAGGCGCAGCTCATCGTCAACTGGGAGGCCCATCCCGAGGACGTCGCCCCCCTCGTGCACGCGCACCCCACGCAGAACGAGGCGC
The genomic region above belongs to Rathayibacter sp. VKM Ac-2759 and contains:
- the lpdA gene encoding dihydrolipoyl dehydrogenase — its product is MSEERYDLVVLGGGSGGYAAALRATQLGMSVAIVERDKLGGTCLHRGCVPTKALLHAAELADGAKDAQKYGVLASFQGIDIAQVTRYREGVVAGKYKGLQSLVSARGITVVSGDGRLTGPTTVTVGEHVLHGTSVVLATGSSSRTLPGIEIGGRVITSDQALELDHVPERVVVLGGGVIGVEFASVWRSFGAEVTIIEALPHLVPNEDESVSKQLERAFRKRGISFTLGSRVSSVSQSDAGVTVSLESGASVEGDLLLVAVGRGPVTAGLGFDEVGVSLDRGYVVTDERLQTSVPGVYAVGDIVPGLQLAHRSFQQGIFVAEEIAGLGPQVVADVNVPKVTYSDPEVASVGLTEARAVAEYGADRVASYDYGLGGNAKSTIIGTTGSVKVVRLVDGPVVGVHMVGARVGELIGEAQLIVNWEAHPEDVAPLVHAHPTQNEALGEAHLALAGKPLHAL